Proteins co-encoded in one Chryseobacterium foetidum genomic window:
- a CDS encoding SusC/RagA family TonB-linked outer membrane protein produces the protein MKKSYYNIGSMGCVFMLAVICSSVKAQNKINQEKGIGKEKSAVDSTRTAVKGDSIRPGDVKGIDEVVLNAGYYKVRDRERTGSISKVASADIENQPVTNVLAAAQGRMAGVSITQSSGVAGAGFDIQIRGRNSLRNRGNSEVDGNVPLYIIDGVPVGGSTISRYAGGVLPNADINPLNAINPNDIESFEILKDADATAIYGSRGANGVILVTTKKGKKGNVRVTLNSSYGLSHAVSNLKMMNTEQYISMRKQAYVNANISVYPATAYDVNGKWDINRFTDWRKELIGDQATFSANQLSLSGGSETTAFLLSLGHNEQATVFGQDFKYRTNTVSGNINHRSLDRRFTFNMSNQFSAMDNNLISSDITRSAHLLSPNAPSLYSPDGSLNWESGTFTNPVAAYENSYSNDQLQFLTNMSTEYEAFRNFKIKLNGGITYQTLEEWSLRPNTAFNPASGTTPANSQASKSNNNRFSMIVEPQLSYLWKKDKHQVDILAGATYQRDKAGQGAIQGIGFESNSFIYNIGAAQSKVILDHINTEYRYAAFFGRVNYQFDKKYILNITGRRDGSSRFGPNNKYANFGAVGAAWLFSEEQWLKDSSWLSFGKLRGSYGTSGSDNIGDFQYLDTFTTSTLIYNGVTGLIPSKLYNPDFSWERTVKMEAALELGLFKNRLNLSGAYYRNRSGNQLVGYQLPAVTGFTSVLSNLDAVIQNTGLEIEVSGKIIQSKDFTWNSSFNISFPRNKLISFPGIEGSTYANTYVVGQPVSIIKVYQLNGINPATGVYQFTDFNGDGTISAAGDRQLVRNIGQKFFGGLSSNMAYKNLNLSFLIQFVKQQSRNYNAAIASPGNMNNLPVEALNVWSAENPTGLYMPYRPTPHPSHTLFQTSDASVSDASFIRLKNVQLNYSIPLKQTVFREVKIFLQGQNLVTLTKFFGIDPELGSATFLPPLRTVSFGLQLSL, from the coding sequence ATGAAAAAATCCTATTATAACATAGGAAGTATGGGCTGTGTCTTTATGCTGGCTGTGATATGCAGTTCGGTGAAGGCTCAGAACAAAATTAATCAAGAGAAAGGGATAGGGAAAGAGAAAAGTGCTGTGGACTCAACACGCACAGCTGTCAAAGGCGATTCTATTCGTCCCGGTGATGTGAAGGGGATTGATGAGGTGGTGCTCAATGCAGGATACTATAAAGTTCGTGACAGGGAAAGAACGGGCAGTATTTCGAAGGTTGCTTCGGCAGATATTGAGAACCAACCTGTCACCAATGTACTTGCAGCAGCGCAGGGTAGGATGGCAGGGGTCTCGATTACCCAGAGTTCCGGTGTAGCAGGTGCTGGATTTGACATTCAGATCAGGGGAAGGAATTCCCTCCGTAACCGCGGGAATTCTGAAGTTGACGGGAATGTTCCACTGTATATTATTGACGGGGTTCCTGTAGGTGGAAGCACGATCTCAAGATATGCGGGTGGGGTATTGCCTAATGCAGATATCAATCCGTTAAATGCGATCAATCCAAATGATATAGAAAGTTTTGAGATTCTGAAGGATGCTGATGCTACAGCAATTTATGGTTCGAGAGGTGCGAATGGGGTGATATTGGTGACGACTAAAAAAGGGAAGAAGGGTAATGTTCGGGTGACTTTAAATTCTTCCTATGGTCTGAGCCATGCTGTTTCAAATCTGAAGATGATGAATACTGAGCAGTATATCAGCATGAGGAAACAAGCGTATGTAAATGCTAATATTTCAGTATATCCTGCAACGGCGTATGATGTGAATGGCAAATGGGATATAAACCGTTTTACGGACTGGCGGAAGGAACTGATCGGAGATCAGGCTACATTCTCTGCCAATCAGCTTTCGTTGAGCGGGGGAAGTGAAACAACCGCATTCTTGCTGAGCCTTGGACACAATGAACAGGCGACTGTCTTCGGGCAGGATTTCAAATACAGGACCAACACGGTTTCCGGAAATATCAATCACCGTTCCCTGGACAGGAGGTTCACTTTCAATATGTCCAACCAGTTTTCTGCGATGGACAACAATCTGATCAGTTCCGACATTACACGATCTGCTCATCTTCTTTCTCCCAATGCCCCGTCACTGTATTCTCCTGACGGGAGCCTGAACTGGGAAAGCGGAACGTTTACCAATCCGGTAGCTGCCTATGAAAATTCCTATTCCAATGATCAGCTTCAGTTTCTGACGAATATGAGCACGGAATATGAAGCGTTCAGGAATTTCAAGATTAAGCTGAACGGCGGGATTACGTATCAGACACTGGAGGAATGGTCACTCCGTCCCAATACGGCATTCAATCCTGCATCAGGAACAACCCCTGCCAATTCACAGGCTTCCAAAAGTAACAACAACAGGTTTTCAATGATCGTCGAACCTCAGCTCAGCTATCTGTGGAAAAAAGATAAGCATCAGGTTGATATTCTTGCCGGAGCCACTTATCAGAGGGATAAGGCAGGGCAGGGAGCGATACAGGGGATAGGATTTGAAAGCAATTCCTTTATTTACAACATCGGTGCTGCACAGAGCAAGGTGATACTGGACCATATCAATACGGAATACCGCTATGCTGCATTTTTTGGGAGAGTGAACTATCAGTTTGATAAAAAGTATATCCTGAATATTACGGGAAGAAGGGACGGCAGCAGCAGATTCGGACCCAACAACAAATATGCAAACTTTGGAGCGGTAGGTGCTGCATGGCTTTTTTCCGAAGAGCAGTGGTTAAAGGACAGTTCCTGGCTGAGTTTTGGAAAACTGAGAGGAAGCTACGGTACATCAGGAAGTGACAATATAGGCGATTTCCAGTATCTGGACACGTTCACAACTTCAACACTGATCTATAACGGGGTCACGGGTCTGATTCCTTCGAAGCTCTATAATCCTGATTTCAGTTGGGAAAGGACTGTGAAGATGGAAGCAGCCTTAGAACTGGGACTATTTAAGAACAGGCTGAATTTGAGCGGTGCCTATTACAGAAACCGTTCAGGCAATCAGCTGGTAGGATATCAGCTTCCTGCGGTAACGGGATTTACGTCGGTGCTTTCCAACCTGGATGCCGTGATTCAGAATACAGGACTTGAAATAGAGGTCAGCGGGAAAATTATACAGTCAAAAGACTTCACATGGAATTCCTCATTTAACATAAGTTTCCCACGGAATAAGCTGATCTCTTTTCCGGGGATCGAAGGTTCCACTTATGCCAATACGTATGTTGTAGGCCAGCCGGTGAGCATTATCAAAGTCTATCAGCTGAACGGAATCAATCCGGCAACAGGTGTTTATCAGTTCACGGATTTTAACGGTGACGGCACGATTTCAGCTGCCGGTGACCGCCAGCTGGTCAGAAATATCGGACAGAAGTTTTTTGGGGGACTCAGCAGCAATATGGCATATAAAAATCTGAACCTGTCATTTCTGATACAGTTTGTAAAGCAACAAAGCAGGAATTACAATGCGGCTATAGCCTCACCCGGAAATATGAACAATCTTCCTGTGGAAGCACTGAATGTCTGGTCTGCGGAAAATCCAACCGGATTGTACATGCCTTACCGGCCGACTCCGCATCCTTCGCATACCTTGTTCCAGACCAGTGATGCCAGTGTTTCCGATGCATCATTTATAAGGCTTAAAAATGTTCAGCTAAATTATTCCATACCCCTGAAGCAGACGGTTTTCAGGGAAGTGAAAATCTTTCTTCAGGGACAGAACCTTGTAACGCTGACTAAATTTTTCGGCATTGACCCTGAACTCGGATCTGCGACATTTTTACCACCCCTCAGAACGGTTTCTTTCGGACTGCAGCTGAGCCTGTAA
- a CDS encoding organic hydroperoxide resistance protein, whose translation MKILYTAQVTATGGRNGQVVSDNGVLDLQVRAPKAMGGSNDEYTNPEQLFAAGYAACFDSALNHTIRLEKVETGETSVKAKVSIGPLDGGAFGLAVELAVNISNVSIEEANRLTERAHQVCPYSNATKNNIPVSIVTTND comes from the coding sequence ATGAAAATTTTGTATACAGCACAGGTCACCGCAACTGGTGGAAGAAATGGACAGGTAGTAAGTGATAACGGAGTTTTAGATCTACAAGTGAGAGCACCAAAGGCAATGGGCGGCTCTAACGATGAGTACACCAATCCGGAGCAACTGTTCGCAGCCGGTTATGCAGCCTGTTTTGACAGTGCGCTTAACCACACCATTCGTCTGGAAAAAGTAGAAACGGGAGAAACCTCTGTTAAGGCAAAGGTGTCGATCGGTCCTTTAGATGGTGGAGCTTTTGGATTGGCTGTGGAGCTTGCCGTTAATATTTCGAATGTTTCTATTGAAGAAGCAAATCGTCTTACTGAGCGTGCGCATCAGGTTTGCCCATACTCAAATGCCACTAAAAATAATATTCCAGTCAGCATCGTTACTACAAATGATTAA
- a CDS encoding RagB/SusD family nutrient uptake outer membrane protein, translating into MKKLTLYSIQWAGAVFVYLTLFSCEKILETDLPENQIQSETVFENVQTANSVLSGLYAGLFDSSPVSGDQSGYSLGLYTDDLDFYALSNTSGLLEIANNTLNDANATTSSFWTAAYQKVYVCNTILEGIEYSQGIGSADRQRIKGEALAIRSLLFFYLQQIYGDIPYPVTTNYMINQSISKTPSAEVMNRLEMDLEEAVGLLPDAYRNTERIFINKKAAQLLLAKVYMQQLKSQQAETVLKSVVQSSLYQFQNDLTKVFLKPGTHIIWQLKPRNNTDAVKEATAYYFANAAPLYVAASSSLVSAFTAGDLRKSQWMAAVTVGGTTWYRIEKYKARSANTTEYSIVFRLEEAYLLLAEALARQNKTAEAIPFINPVRQRSGQVLLPVSVTQQVILDEIVKENRKEFFTEMGNRFLTLKRFGLLNTLIQTKPNWKNFHQFWPLPQSELLLNKNLNPQNQGY; encoded by the coding sequence ATGAAAAAATTAACACTATATTCAATACAATGGGCAGGAGCGGTTTTTGTATACTTGACGCTCTTTTCCTGTGAGAAAATACTTGAGACGGATCTTCCTGAAAATCAGATTCAGTCGGAGACTGTTTTTGAAAACGTACAGACAGCAAATTCAGTCCTGTCCGGGCTTTATGCCGGACTCTTCGATTCTTCTCCGGTCTCAGGAGACCAAAGCGGATACAGCCTTGGTCTTTACACGGACGATCTTGATTTCTATGCCTTAAGCAATACGAGCGGGTTGCTGGAGATTGCCAACAATACGCTCAATGACGCCAATGCAACAACTTCTTCATTCTGGACAGCGGCTTATCAGAAAGTCTATGTCTGTAATACGATTCTGGAGGGGATTGAATATTCGCAGGGCATAGGGTCTGCAGACCGCCAGAGAATCAAAGGGGAGGCTTTGGCTATACGATCCCTGCTCTTCTTTTATCTTCAGCAAATCTATGGGGATATACCATATCCTGTTACAACGAACTATATGATCAATCAGTCAATATCCAAAACACCGTCTGCTGAGGTCATGAACAGACTTGAGATGGATCTGGAGGAAGCGGTGGGATTACTTCCGGATGCTTACCGGAATACAGAAAGAATTTTCATCAATAAGAAGGCTGCCCAGTTGCTGCTTGCAAAAGTGTACATGCAGCAGCTGAAGTCGCAGCAGGCAGAAACTGTTTTGAAATCTGTGGTTCAGAGTTCACTGTATCAGTTTCAGAATGACCTGACAAAAGTATTTCTGAAACCGGGAACGCACATCATCTGGCAGCTCAAACCAAGAAACAATACAGATGCCGTCAAGGAAGCAACAGCCTATTATTTTGCGAATGCGGCACCGCTTTATGTTGCAGCGTCATCATCGCTGGTCAGTGCATTTACTGCCGGTGATCTCCGAAAATCTCAATGGATGGCTGCGGTAACCGTTGGCGGAACAACATGGTACCGTATTGAAAAATACAAGGCAAGATCTGCCAACACAACTGAATATTCCATTGTATTCAGGCTTGAGGAAGCGTATCTGCTTTTAGCAGAAGCATTGGCAAGGCAGAACAAAACGGCGGAAGCGATACCGTTTATCAATCCGGTCAGGCAAAGGTCAGGTCAGGTCTTGCTTCCCGTTTCAGTAACGCAGCAGGTAATACTTGATGAGATTGTAAAGGAAAACAGAAAAGAGTTCTTTACAGAAATGGGAAACCGTTTCCTGACACTGAAGAGATTTGGTTTACTGAATACACTGATTCAGACCAAACCCAACTGGAAAAATTTCCATCAGTTCTGGCCTCTTCCCCAAAGCGAGCTGCTTTTGAATAAAAACCTGAATCCTCAAAACCAGGGATACTGA
- a CDS encoding alpha/beta hydrolase family protein: MVRLFLLLIFCAGICISAQNTGGSLENNIREYANIRILAASSDQRYVVLHKTYKTNSDTVLIFDRKSANPIADTILRQADVSFLNNETVLLSGYNKASLLNLKNRKVKSFDDVKRIIVLKDHKQFVTGDGKGNITVYNQNGNLLKTQTLVTDLIGNGKSAYAVRKGAGNTTEIIKWDGQRMKQVYNTGDKINKTAFLDSGKFLTVNKNKAVGNSNLFSVALLRISDDKIFQGDEVISSKGDRINVTQINNEEVFLVDFQKTEMPVKNTMPEIWYAGDKTLRDQKTGSILHDYYIWNVGDDKVKQLPVQQFNNYFGMLDSRFLWAYSSDERFSYTGEREFEINIYDTETGKSERIFERTGRLTASADRRYTLGYEVNRKGWSLYDHVSKKSENLHLPLQASNPVFTGTGEILFETDTDLLKYHLKSKSPEWLNIGKGEKVKFYKFNPEVVHVFSTFTASVSQIKAGQSILLNVSRYLQDDTAYYAYDQDRLTEIIPFTKEHLRDFTYSPKASIFFSVEENFNRPAELNIRESGSPKIKLLYRSSPAEKRIARLKQEILHYKNSLGQPLKGVLYYPVDFDPQKKYPVIVHIYGILNTGANKFLSSEPGNNGFSKKLLLENGYFVFQPDIVPDGRGMGRAALDCVNAGLDSILKNDNIDAQKAGLIGHSLGGYETNFIATQSDRFAAYVSGASLGDITSFYFSFNELFKVADYSRFESGQFAMNASYAENKELYFRNNPVNYVENVNAPVLMWSGKKDTNAPTIHAMNFFMGLLRNRKKAVALLYDTQKHSITTNSKEIVDLNNRIMDWWNYFLKDKKETEWISKEMKDAL; the protein is encoded by the coding sequence ATGGTCAGGTTATTTTTACTTCTGATTTTCTGTGCAGGAATTTGTATTTCTGCACAGAATACAGGGGGATCATTGGAGAACAATATTCGGGAATATGCGAATATCCGAATTTTAGCTGCATCTTCTGATCAGCGGTATGTAGTTTTACATAAAACATACAAAACCAACAGCGATACCGTTCTGATATTCGACCGCAAATCTGCAAATCCAATAGCAGACACCATACTGCGTCAGGCTGATGTTTCGTTTTTGAATAATGAAACAGTATTGTTATCAGGGTATAATAAAGCCAGTCTTCTAAATCTCAAAAATAGAAAGGTAAAATCTTTTGATGATGTTAAACGTATCATAGTTCTGAAAGATCACAAACAGTTTGTAACCGGGGACGGTAAAGGAAACATTACGGTGTACAATCAGAATGGAAACCTCCTGAAAACGCAGACGCTTGTTACAGATCTGATTGGTAACGGGAAGTCAGCGTATGCTGTGAGAAAAGGGGCAGGCAATACCACTGAAATTATTAAATGGGACGGTCAACGGATGAAGCAGGTTTATAATACCGGCGATAAAATCAATAAAACAGCGTTTTTGGATTCAGGGAAATTTCTGACAGTCAATAAAAACAAAGCTGTCGGGAATAGTAATCTTTTTAGTGTAGCTCTATTAAGGATTTCTGATGATAAAATATTTCAGGGTGATGAGGTCATCTCATCCAAAGGCGACAGGATAAATGTAACTCAGATAAATAATGAAGAGGTCTTTCTGGTTGATTTTCAAAAAACAGAGATGCCTGTTAAAAATACTATGCCCGAAATATGGTATGCAGGTGATAAAACACTGAGAGATCAGAAAACAGGAAGTATCCTTCATGATTATTATATTTGGAATGTTGGGGATGATAAAGTTAAACAACTGCCTGTACAACAATTTAATAATTATTTCGGGATGCTGGATTCACGGTTTCTTTGGGCATACAGCAGTGATGAAAGATTCAGTTATACGGGAGAGAGGGAGTTTGAAATTAATATTTATGATACGGAAACCGGAAAGTCAGAAAGAATATTTGAGCGAACCGGCAGACTCACAGCTTCTGCCGACAGAAGATATACGCTGGGGTATGAAGTCAACAGGAAAGGGTGGTCACTTTACGATCACGTCAGTAAAAAATCGGAAAATCTTCACTTGCCTCTACAGGCTTCCAATCCTGTATTTACGGGTACGGGTGAAATCCTGTTTGAAACGGACACTGATCTTCTGAAATATCACTTAAAATCAAAATCCCCGGAGTGGCTTAATATAGGCAAGGGAGAGAAAGTGAAATTCTATAAGTTTAATCCTGAAGTCGTTCATGTGTTCAGTACATTTACTGCATCAGTCAGCCAGATAAAAGCAGGGCAAAGTATTCTTCTGAACGTTAGCAGATACCTGCAGGATGATACCGCATATTATGCTTATGATCAGGACAGGCTTACTGAAATTATACCTTTTACAAAAGAGCATTTGAGGGATTTTACGTACAGTCCCAAAGCTTCAATTTTCTTTTCTGTAGAGGAGAATTTTAACCGGCCTGCGGAACTGAATATAAGAGAATCCGGCAGTCCAAAAATTAAACTGCTGTACAGAAGCAGTCCGGCGGAAAAAAGGATAGCGCGTCTTAAGCAGGAGATTCTCCATTATAAAAACAGTCTGGGGCAGCCTTTAAAGGGAGTATTATATTATCCTGTTGATTTCGATCCTCAAAAGAAATATCCTGTGATAGTTCATATTTACGGAATACTGAACACCGGAGCAAATAAATTTTTGTCGTCCGAACCCGGGAATAACGGCTTTAGTAAAAAGTTACTGCTGGAAAACGGTTATTTTGTATTTCAGCCAGATATTGTACCTGATGGAAGGGGAATGGGCAGGGCAGCTCTGGACTGTGTGAATGCAGGTTTGGATTCCATCCTTAAAAATGACAATATTGATGCACAAAAAGCAGGATTGATAGGACATTCATTAGGAGGTTATGAAACTAATTTTATTGCAACTCAGTCAGACAGGTTTGCTGCTTACGTATCAGGTGCTTCTTTAGGAGATATCACCAGTTTTTATTTTTCCTTTAATGAGCTTTTTAAAGTGGCAGACTATTCAAGATTCGAGTCCGGGCAGTTTGCGATGAATGCCTCGTATGCTGAAAATAAGGAGTTGTACTTTCGCAATAACCCTGTCAATTATGTGGAGAATGTCAATGCGCCTGTGCTGATGTGGTCCGGAAAGAAAGATACCAATGCTCCCACCATTCATGCAATGAATTTTTTTATGGGACTTCTGAGAAACAGGAAAAAAGCCGTGGCACTATTATATGATACCCAAAAGCACAGTATTACAACAAATTCGAAGGAAATAGTGGATCTAAACAACCGGATTATGGATTGGTGGAATTACTTTTTGAAGGATAAAAAAGAAACAGAATGGATCAGTAAGGAAATGAAGGATGCTCTGTAG
- a CDS encoding helix-turn-helix domain-containing protein produces MMTDKIKKDFLTLFGERIKELRTIKNLSYRKFAQNCDIDYSDISKIEKGKKDIQLTTMLQLATGLDLSIKELFDFEFDLASYRIDDI; encoded by the coding sequence ATGATGACAGATAAAATAAAAAAAGACTTCTTAACTCTTTTTGGTGAGAGAATTAAAGAACTACGAACAATTAAAAACCTTAGCTATAGGAAATTTGCGCAAAATTGCGATATTGATTATAGTGATATAAGTAAGATAGAAAAAGGAAAAAAAGACATACAGTTAACTACCATGTTACAACTAGCAACTGGTCTTGATTTATCAATCAAAGAACTCTTTGATTTTGAATTTGATTTGGCTAGCTATAGAATAGATGATATATAA
- a CDS encoding peptidoglycan-binding protein LysM — protein MKKQIVIAALTFGAIILGTSNVQAQNTNATTTVNITLNDVISIDTGSTAIGNNVDFNYATAADYNSDQTVNKANSLKITSTKNFNVKVKAGGANFLNGTNTIPVNVLTIKAAASAGTMGGTKTAVVLSQTDQTLVSNAPLGSALTLNLDYMIPAAKSSSSDILGKPAGTYTQTVTYTATAL, from the coding sequence ATGAAAAAACAAATCGTAATCGCAGCTTTAACTTTCGGAGCAATTATATTAGGAACGAGTAATGTTCAGGCACAGAATACCAATGCAACCACAACCGTAAACATTACTCTGAATGATGTAATTTCTATCGATACCGGAAGTACCGCAATCGGTAACAATGTGGACTTTAACTACGCTACTGCAGCAGATTACAATTCTGATCAAACGGTTAATAAAGCCAACTCTTTAAAAATCACTTCTACGAAAAACTTTAACGTTAAGGTAAAAGCAGGAGGGGCTAATTTCCTGAACGGAACAAACACAATCCCTGTAAATGTTTTGACAATTAAAGCCGCTGCATCTGCGGGAACAATGGGAGGAACAAAAACAGCTGTGGTTTTATCTCAAACTGATCAGACTTTAGTTTCAAATGCTCCACTGGGAAGTGCTTTGACATTGAATTTGGACTATATGATTCCTGCTGCAAAATCATCATCTTCTGATATTTTAGGTAAACCAGCCGGAACTTACACGCAAACAGTGACTTATACTGCAACTGCTTTATAA
- a CDS encoding NmrA family NAD(P)-binding protein yields MNNSQNPTILVLGASGTIGKHVVKELGDKSVNVRITSRKQEEVEKLRSEGRDCRFLDLDDPATFALALTGVDRFFLLTGYTVGMLTQSKTLVGAAKKAGVRHIVHIGVFAEWDTTDAHFAWHQLIKKYIEASGIAWTHLHPNMFMEALTGAYLPKNLTYTTYWKDRRVGYIAASDIAAVAAQVLADGPERHSAKDYWLSVESYNGKEIAQLMSKVTGLEIKCEEKGLEEFKELIEDWIAGGADRWYASANIEFVKQMLDGRMSYMSMVQNDIPYILGRPAKTVEEFLTEYKELLIGSATENI; encoded by the coding sequence ATGAATAACAGTCAAAATCCCACGATTCTGGTTTTGGGAGCCAGCGGAACAATCGGGAAACATGTAGTTAAAGAACTTGGAGACAAATCCGTCAACGTGCGGATAACTTCCAGAAAACAGGAAGAGGTGGAAAAGCTTCGCAGCGAAGGCAGGGATTGCAGATTTCTTGATTTGGATGATCCTGCTACATTTGCTCTGGCACTCACAGGGGTAGACCGGTTTTTTTTACTCACAGGCTACACCGTTGGTATGCTTACCCAAAGTAAAACCTTGGTGGGCGCTGCAAAAAAGGCTGGTGTAAGACATATTGTGCACATAGGTGTTTTTGCTGAATGGGATACTACAGATGCCCACTTTGCATGGCACCAGTTGATCAAAAAATACATTGAAGCAAGTGGTATCGCATGGACACACCTTCATCCCAATATGTTTATGGAAGCCTTAACAGGTGCCTACCTTCCAAAAAACCTGACATACACCACCTACTGGAAAGACCGAAGAGTGGGCTATATTGCCGCAAGTGATATTGCTGCAGTGGCCGCGCAGGTTCTTGCAGATGGTCCTGAGCGCCATTCAGCTAAGGATTACTGGCTGAGTGTGGAGAGCTACAATGGAAAAGAAATTGCCCAGCTGATGAGCAAAGTCACAGGACTTGAGATCAAATGTGAGGAAAAAGGACTGGAAGAATTCAAGGAACTGATCGAAGACTGGATTGCGGGCGGTGCAGACAGATGGTACGCAAGCGCCAATATAGAATTTGTCAAACAAATGTTGGACGGGCGAATGTCTTATATGTCTATGGTTCAAAATGACATTCCCTATATCCTGGGCAGACCTGCAAAAACTGTTGAAGAATTTTTAACTGAATATAAGGAGCTGCTGATCGGTTCTGCAACGGAAAATATTTAG
- a CDS encoding NADPH-dependent F420 reductase, which yields MNIGIVGTGAIGSLLAQKLSKAGHSVKVTNTRAMPELEKIAADLGAKAATLQDVVKDVDAIIFSMPFNAYKDLPKDLLKEVPQDVVVMDTSNYYPFRDGNIAELEEITESEYISGILDRPLVKVFNNILEGTLKHKGTATGTKGRTAISIAGDNEEHKKVVAQIVDITGFDTVDGGTLAESWRQQPGTPAYCTELEEAELKKALDSAEKGKAPGIRDSIMDGLRSKDSWPTYEEILAGNRLKQIGKN from the coding sequence ATGAACATAGGAATTGTAGGAACTGGAGCCATAGGCAGTCTTTTGGCTCAGAAATTATCTAAAGCAGGACACAGTGTGAAAGTGACCAACACGCGGGCAATGCCTGAACTGGAAAAAATTGCGGCCGATTTGGGAGCAAAAGCCGCAACACTACAGGATGTGGTAAAAGATGTTGATGCCATCATCTTTTCTATGCCTTTCAATGCGTATAAAGATCTGCCAAAGGATTTACTAAAAGAGGTGCCTCAGGATGTGGTGGTGATGGATACATCAAATTATTATCCTTTCAGAGATGGCAACATCGCAGAATTAGAGGAGATCACGGAAAGCGAATATATTTCAGGCATATTAGACCGACCGCTTGTTAAAGTGTTCAACAATATTCTGGAAGGAACCTTAAAACATAAGGGCACAGCAACCGGGACAAAAGGGAGAACAGCCATTTCTATAGCGGGCGATAACGAGGAACATAAGAAGGTTGTTGCTCAAATAGTAGATATTACAGGTTTTGACACCGTTGATGGTGGCACATTGGCTGAATCGTGGAGACAGCAGCCGGGAACTCCAGCATATTGTACAGAACTCGAAGAAGCAGAATTAAAAAAAGCATTGGACAGTGCTGAAAAAGGAAAAGCTCCTGGCATAAGAGATTCAATTATGGACGGTTTGAGAAGTAAAGATTCCTGGCCGACTTACGAAGAAATTTTAGCAGGTAACCGTTTGAAACAGATAGGAAAAAATTAA